A window from Pseudomonas campi encodes these proteins:
- a CDS encoding outer membrane protein assembly factor BamE: MQNTKLLLSSLTLVSLLALAGCSFPGVYKIDIQQGNVVTQDMIDQLKPGMTRRQVRFIMGNPLITDTFHASRWDYLYSIQPGGRQRYQERVSLVFGSDDQLIGLAGDFMPGVSRDQAILGEDGEPSTTATPQTQNEEPAKPGSLLEQIQREVDAAEPVPVPIPEPLEASPQ, from the coding sequence ATGCAAAACACCAAGCTCTTGCTGTCCAGCCTCACCCTCGTGAGTCTGCTCGCACTCGCCGGTTGTTCATTTCCCGGGGTTTATAAAATCGACATCCAGCAGGGCAATGTCGTAACGCAGGACATGATAGACCAGTTGAAGCCCGGAATGACCCGCCGACAAGTGCGGTTTATCATGGGCAACCCGCTGATCACCGACACCTTCCACGCCAGCCGCTGGGACTACCTGTACAGCATCCAGCCGGGTGGCCGCCAGCGTTATCAGGAGCGGGTCAGCCTGGTGTTCGGCAGCGATGATCAACTGATCGGTCTGGCCGGTGACTTCATGCCAGGCGTCAGCCGTGATCAGGCGATCCTCGGTGAAGACGGCGAACCGAGCACTACCGCCACGCCACAAACCCAGAACGAAGAACCGGCCAAGCCCGGCTCGCTGCTGGAACAGATCCAGCGCGAAGTGGATGCCGCCGAACCGGTACCGGTGCCAATCCCGGAGCCACTGGAAGCCTCGCCGCAGTAA
- a CDS encoding RnfH family protein: MDKPNIFVEVVYALADKQKLLRLSVPAGTTVREVALRSGLDAHFADLDLATSPLGIFGKAVAKPEERLIEEGERVEIYRPLIADPKEVRKQRAAKAAQAKAAEQGE; this comes from the coding sequence ATGGATAAGCCGAATATCTTCGTTGAAGTGGTGTATGCCCTGGCGGACAAGCAGAAACTGCTGCGCCTGAGCGTGCCGGCCGGCACTACGGTGCGTGAGGTGGCATTGCGTTCGGGGCTGGATGCGCACTTTGCCGATCTGGACCTGGCCACTAGCCCGCTGGGTATCTTCGGCAAGGCCGTGGCCAAGCCGGAAGAGCGTTTGATCGAGGAGGGGGAGCGGGTGGAAATCTATCGCCCCCTGATTGCCGACCCGAAAGAGGTGCGCAAGCAGCGTGCGGCCAAGGCAGCACAGGCCAAGGCGGCCGAGCAGGGCGAATAG
- a CDS encoding type II toxin-antitoxin system RatA family toxin, which translates to MSTRIQRSALLPYPAQALYDLVNDVASYPQFLPWCSASEVLLASDSEMRASLTVAKGSLSQRFMTRNNLVPGKSIEMQLEEGPFTQLQGVWEFKSLGDKACKISLDMTFDYAGPLVRATLGPLFNQAANTLVDAFCQRAKQLYG; encoded by the coding sequence ATGAGCACGCGAATCCAACGCTCGGCGCTGCTGCCTTACCCGGCGCAGGCGCTTTACGATCTGGTCAACGATGTGGCCAGTTATCCGCAGTTCCTGCCCTGGTGCTCGGCCTCCGAAGTGCTGCTCGCCAGCGACAGCGAGATGCGTGCGAGCCTGACGGTGGCCAAGGGTTCGCTGAGTCAGCGTTTCATGACCCGCAACAATCTGGTGCCGGGCAAGTCCATCGAGATGCAGCTGGAAGAAGGGCCGTTTACCCAGTTGCAGGGCGTGTGGGAGTTCAAGTCGCTGGGCGACAAGGCCTGCAAGATCAGCCTGGACATGACCTTCGATTACGCCGGGCCGCTGGTGCGGGCTACCCTTGGGCCATTGTTCAATCAGGCGGCCAATACCCTGGTCGATGCCTTCTGCCAGCGAGCCAAGCAACTCTATGGATAA
- the smpB gene encoding SsrA-binding protein SmpB has product MAKQKKHPTGTIAQNKKALHDYFVEHKFEAGLVLSGWEVKSLRAGKAQLVDSYVLLKDDEAWLMGCHITPLKTASTHVIADPTRTRKLLLNKRELDKLFGSVQQKGYTCVALSIYWKAHLIKCEIALAKGKKDFDKRHTEKERDADREVQRAMRTKGKDD; this is encoded by the coding sequence ATGGCTAAGCAAAAGAAACACCCTACGGGGACCATCGCGCAGAATAAAAAAGCGCTGCATGACTATTTCGTCGAACACAAGTTCGAGGCCGGCCTGGTCCTGTCCGGCTGGGAAGTGAAGAGCCTGCGCGCCGGCAAGGCGCAATTGGTCGATAGTTACGTGCTGCTCAAGGATGACGAAGCCTGGCTGATGGGTTGCCACATCACCCCATTGAAGACCGCCAGCACCCACGTCATCGCCGACCCGACGCGCACGCGCAAGCTGCTGCTGAACAAGCGCGAGCTGGACAAGCTGTTCGGCTCGGTACAGCAGAAGGGCTACACCTGCGTGGCCCTGTCGATCTACTGGAAGGCGCACCTGATCAAGTGCGAGATCGCCCTGGCCAAAGGCAAGAAGGACTTCGACAAGCGTCATACCGAGAAAGAACGCGACGCCGACCGCGAAGTGCAGCGCGCCATGCGCACCAAGGGCAAGGACGACTAA
- a CDS encoding ATP-binding protein yields MPSAQHKPLRRWIWQAFLQSALIPLVLVESVLIGMYLYTNESIRDSQVGYLQSSALQDLASAVQREGQVIDSRLRAIEAQVSIFRDAVGETLQDRRYQPDELEHARHVQAPDGVFHSRSDDGRAASFYANSTPPARQDRDKALRLSRVDPLMRSIKQADPLVAAVYFNAWDSYNRIYPYFDVLQQYPHDMVIPQYNFYYLANAEHNPQRKTAWTDVYLDPAGLGWMMSAVAPVYRGDFLEGVVGLDVTVGQMLAEIGSLQVPWQGYALLVSRDNGIMALPATGEHDFGLRELTQYSYAEAVRREVLKPEDFKLDRQAGLKPLLTAMATATHGVAEVQLGGRNQLMAWSEIPQTGWRLLLVVDEANIFRETNRLAEQYLQIGYLLIAGLVFFYLLFGSWMWLRSRHLSNELAEPIAGIVGMMRSLAVGERKPAAPETAILEMAEMAEEVQHAGQQLQASEAQRVQVQRTLELVLESTTESLWEVEAASLSICVSERFVKRFGLRESCLPFAEFNQRVHPDDLQRIRHLRLSLADAVEDFFEAEYRYADAMGNYVWLLSRGKVIERDEQGSAVRAAGTHVDITGLKLVQEELRHASLEAQAASQAKSRFLSSMSHELRTPLNAIHGFAQLIELEAQERPEARQELEYAREIVLASRHLTSLVDDILDLSSIESRRQHLQLKPVEVSALLTSCAELVQPEVQQRGQQLRVTPGIVGELYVLADVRRVRQVLLNLLSNALKYNSPQGLVCLGYELRPAGVRLWVEDSGPGLSEPQQAQLFQPFQRLGRESSNIPGTGIGLVLCKELAALMDGEIGFSSAPGAGSRFWIDLPSAACPQDLLSHVGSAGAGEVALPLAQVLCVEDHPACLRVLQEGLRDMAEVQGVGSLRRAQLLLVEQVPALVLLDLDLPDGNGLELLEWMRNQPRLVDVPVLVVSAAVDEVQKAEARRQGAQACLLKPVDLQQLRQMALSLLGEVV; encoded by the coding sequence ATGCCGTCCGCACAGCACAAACCTCTGCGCCGCTGGATATGGCAGGCTTTTCTGCAGAGCGCGTTGATTCCCCTGGTCTTGGTCGAGTCGGTGCTGATTGGCATGTACCTGTACACCAACGAGTCGATCCGCGACTCCCAGGTGGGCTATCTGCAGAGCAGTGCCCTGCAGGACCTGGCCAGTGCGGTGCAGCGCGAAGGGCAGGTGATAGACAGTCGCCTGCGCGCCATCGAGGCTCAGGTCAGTATTTTTCGCGATGCAGTAGGCGAGACCTTGCAGGACCGCCGCTATCAGCCGGATGAGCTGGAGCATGCGCGCCATGTGCAGGCGCCCGATGGCGTATTTCACAGTCGCAGTGACGATGGCCGTGCGGCTTCCTTTTATGCCAACAGCACGCCGCCGGCGCGCCAGGACCGCGACAAGGCGTTGCGTCTGTCGCGTGTCGATCCCTTGATGCGTTCGATCAAGCAGGCCGACCCGCTGGTGGCCGCCGTGTATTTCAATGCGTGGGACAGCTACAACCGCATCTATCCGTATTTCGATGTGCTGCAGCAATATCCCCATGACATGGTCATCCCGCAGTACAACTTCTATTACCTGGCCAATGCCGAGCACAACCCGCAGCGCAAGACGGCCTGGACTGATGTCTACCTCGATCCGGCCGGCCTGGGCTGGATGATGTCGGCGGTGGCGCCGGTCTATCGCGGTGATTTTCTCGAAGGTGTGGTGGGCCTGGATGTCACGGTCGGCCAGATGCTTGCCGAGATCGGCAGCCTGCAGGTGCCCTGGCAAGGCTATGCCCTGCTGGTTAGCCGCGACAACGGCATCATGGCGCTACCGGCCACCGGTGAGCACGATTTCGGCCTGCGCGAGCTGACGCAGTACTCCTATGCCGAAGCGGTCAGGCGCGAGGTGCTCAAGCCGGAAGACTTCAAACTCGATCGCCAGGCGGGGCTGAAGCCGCTGCTGACTGCCATGGCCACGGCCACCCATGGTGTGGCGGAGGTGCAGCTGGGTGGCCGTAACCAGCTGATGGCCTGGAGCGAGATCCCGCAGACCGGCTGGCGCCTGCTGCTGGTGGTGGATGAGGCGAATATCTTTCGCGAGACCAACCGCCTGGCCGAGCAATACCTGCAGATCGGCTACCTGCTGATCGCCGGCTTGGTGTTCTTCTATCTACTGTTCGGTAGCTGGATGTGGCTGCGTTCGCGGCATCTGAGCAATGAGCTGGCCGAGCCCATCGCCGGGATCGTCGGGATGATGCGCAGCCTGGCGGTGGGCGAGCGCAAGCCGGCGGCGCCGGAGACGGCGATTCTGGAGATGGCCGAGATGGCCGAGGAAGTGCAGCATGCTGGCCAGCAATTGCAGGCCAGTGAGGCGCAGCGCGTGCAGGTGCAGCGCACCCTCGAGCTGGTGCTGGAAAGCACCACGGAAAGCCTTTGGGAAGTGGAGGCGGCGAGCCTCAGCATCTGTGTCAGCGAGCGCTTCGTCAAACGCTTCGGGCTGCGCGAGAGCTGCCTGCCGTTTGCCGAATTCAACCAGCGCGTACACCCGGATGATCTGCAGCGTATTCGTCATCTGCGTCTGAGCCTGGCAGACGCCGTCGAGGATTTCTTCGAGGCGGAATATCGCTATGCCGATGCCATGGGTAACTACGTCTGGTTGCTCAGCCGCGGCAAGGTCATCGAGCGCGACGAGCAGGGCAGTGCCGTGCGCGCGGCCGGTACGCATGTCGATATCACCGGCCTCAAGCTGGTGCAGGAGGAGTTGCGCCATGCCAGCTTGGAGGCACAGGCCGCCAGCCAGGCCAAGAGCCGCTTCCTCTCCAGCATGAGCCACGAGCTGCGCACGCCGCTCAATGCTATCCATGGTTTCGCCCAACTGATCGAGCTGGAAGCCCAGGAGCGGCCAGAGGCTCGCCAGGAGCTGGAGTACGCCCGCGAGATCGTCCTGGCCAGCCGCCATCTGACATCCCTGGTCGACGATATTCTCGATCTCTCCAGCATCGAGAGTCGTCGCCAGCATCTGCAGCTCAAACCGGTGGAAGTCAGCGCGCTGCTCACCAGTTGCGCCGAACTGGTCCAGCCGGAAGTGCAGCAGCGCGGCCAGCAGCTGCGGGTGACGCCTGGCATCGTCGGCGAGTTGTATGTACTGGCGGATGTGCGCCGGGTGCGCCAGGTGCTGCTCAACCTGCTGTCCAACGCGCTCAAGTACAACAGCCCTCAGGGGTTGGTCTGCCTGGGTTATGAGCTGCGCCCGGCGGGTGTGCGGTTGTGGGTTGAGGACAGCGGTCCGGGGCTCAGCGAGCCGCAGCAGGCGCAGCTGTTCCAGCCATTCCAGCGCCTCGGCCGGGAGAGTTCGAATATCCCGGGTACCGGTATCGGCCTGGTGTTGTGCAAGGAACTGGCGGCGCTGATGGATGGCGAGATCGGTTTCAGCAGTGCGCCGGGTGCTGGTAGTCGTTTCTGGATCGACTTGCCGAGCGCGGCCTGCCCGCAGGACTTGCTGAGCCATGTCGGCTCGGCCGGCGCTGGCGAAGTCGCGCTGCCGTTGGCCCAGGTGCTCTGTGTCGAGGACCATCCAGCATGCCTGCGGGTGCTGCAGGAAGGTTTGCGCGATATGGCCGAGGTGCAGGGCGTTGGCTCGCTGCGGCGCGCCCAGCTGCTGCTGGTCGAGCAGGTTCCAGCGCTGGTGCTGCTGGATCTCGATCTGCCCGACGGCAATGGCCTGGAGCTGCTGGAGTGGATGCGCAACCAGCCGCGCCTGGTCGATGTGCCGGTGCTGGTGGTCAGTGCGGCCGTCGACGAGGTGCAGAAAGCAGAGGCACGCCGACAGGGGGCTCAGGCCTGCCTGCTGAAGCCGGTGGATCTGCAGCAGCTGCGGCAGATGGCGCTGTCGCTGCTGGGTGAAGTGGTTTAG
- a CDS encoding IS3 family transposase (programmed frameshift): protein MSNQRYPEEFKIEAVKHITERGLRVADVAERLGVSAHSLYAWVKRYSKPQAQRQQVDDQQAELRRLRAELKRVTEERDIPKKGRRVLCQGVRLKYAVIRKLSVEYPVRRLCQTLKVHPSGYYAWLAEPKSARAKEDQRLLGLIKHAWLESGGVYGYRKIHDDLRELGESCGRHRVARLMRREGLRSQTGYRRRPGYYGGKPTVASPNRLERQFNVSEPNKVWVTDITYIRTYEGWLYLAVVLDLFSRQVIGWSMKPRMCSDLAIDALLMAVWRRKPKQEVMIHSDQGSQFSSSDWQSFLKANNLISSMSRRGNCHDNAVAESFFQLLKRERIRRKTYGTREEARSDVFDYIEMFYNPKRRHSSAMQLSPVEFEKRYFQSLESV, encoded by the exons ATGAGCAACCAGCGTTACCCCGAAGAATTCAAGATCGAAGCGGTCAAGCATATTACCGAGCGCGGCTTGCGCGTTGCCGATGTGGCCGAGCGTCTAGGCGTGTCCGCACACAGCCTGTACGCCTGGGTAAAGCGCTACAGCAAGCCGCAAGCACAGCGGCAGCAGGTAGATGATCAGCAGGCCGAACTGCGTCGCCTGCGTGCCGAACTCAAGCGAGTGACTGAAGAGCGAGACATCC CTAAAAAAGGCCGCCGCGTACTTTGCCAAGGAGTCCGGCTGAAGTACGCCGTTATCAGAAAGCTGTCGGTGGAGTACCCGGTGCGGCGCCTCTGCCAGACCCTCAAGGTGCATCCCAGCGGTTACTACGCCTGGCTGGCCGAGCCGAAATCCGCGCGTGCCAAGGAAGATCAGCGTCTGCTGGGCTTGATCAAGCATGCCTGGTTGGAAAGCGGCGGGGTCTACGGCTACCGCAAGATCCACGACGACCTGCGTGAGCTGGGCGAGTCTTGTGGCCGGCACCGTGTGGCTCGCCTGATGAGGAGAGAGGGACTGCGCTCGCAGACCGGTTATCGCCGGCGCCCCGGGTACTACGGTGGCAAGCCGACGGTGGCCTCGCCCAACCGTCTGGAGCGGCAGTTCAATGTCAGTGAACCGAACAAGGTCTGGGTCACCGACATCACTTACATCCGCACGTATGAGGGCTGGTTGTACTTGGCGGTGGTGCTGGATCTGTTTTCTCGCCAAGTGATCGGCTGGTCGATGAAGCCTCGGATGTGCAGCGACCTGGCCATCGATGCGTTGCTGATGGCGGTGTGGCGGCGCAAGCCCAAGCAGGAAGTGATGATCCATTCCGACCAGGGCAGCCAGTTCAGCAGCTCGGACTGGCAGAGTTTCCTCAAGGCCAACAACCTGATCAGCAGCATGAGCCGACGCGGTAACTGTCACGACAACGCGGTCGCGGAAAGCTTTTTCCAGTTGCTGAAGCGGGAACGCATCCGACGGAAAACCTACGGAACCCGTGAAGAAGCCCGCAGTGATGTGTTCGATTACATCGAGATGTTCTATAACCCCAAGCGCCGGCACAGCAGCGCTATGCAGCTATCGCCAGTGGAGTTTGAAAAGCGCTATTTCCAGAGCTTGGAGAGTGTCTAG
- the rlmE gene encoding 23S rRNA (uridine(2552)-2'-O)-methyltransferase RlmE translates to MKRSKSSARWLNEHVNDPYVKQAQKDGLRSRSSYKLIELNEKDKLIRPGMLLMDLGSAPGGWSQVAGKLVGEKGRVIATDILPMDPLDNVDFIQGDFTEDGVFQQLLAKLDGRQPDLIVSDIAPNLSGVAVADQASSMYLVELTLDMVRKVLKPGGNYVVKVFQGEGSDEFLRDVRTSFEKVVVRKPAASRPRSNEVYLMAKGFKG, encoded by the coding sequence ATGAAACGCTCCAAAAGCAGCGCCCGCTGGCTGAATGAACACGTCAACGACCCCTACGTCAAACAGGCGCAGAAGGATGGCTTGCGCTCGCGCTCCAGCTACAAGCTGATCGAGCTGAACGAGAAGGACAAGCTGATCCGCCCCGGCATGCTGCTCATGGACCTTGGCTCCGCGCCGGGCGGCTGGTCGCAGGTGGCCGGCAAGTTAGTGGGTGAGAAGGGGCGGGTTATCGCCACCGACATTCTGCCGATGGACCCGCTGGATAACGTCGACTTCATTCAGGGCGACTTTACCGAGGACGGCGTGTTCCAGCAGCTTCTCGCCAAGCTCGATGGCCGACAGCCCGATCTGATCGTCTCCGACATCGCCCCCAACCTCAGCGGCGTCGCTGTTGCCGACCAGGCGTCTTCGATGTATCTGGTTGAACTCACCCTCGATATGGTCCGCAAAGTGCTCAAGCCTGGTGGCAACTATGTGGTCAAGGTCTTTCAGGGCGAGGGCTCCGACGAGTTTCTGCGTGACGTGCGCACCTCATTCGAGAAGGTGGTCGTACGCAAACCAGCAGCATCGCGGCCGCGCTCGAATGAGGTTTATTTGATGGCCAAGGGCTTCAAGGGATAA
- a CDS encoding NAD(P)/FAD-dependent oxidoreductase, translating into MIRINELSLPLDHSADELRQAIVNRLNISDADLLNFSVFKRSYDARKKNSVILFIYIVDLEVRDEAATLARFADDQHIRPSPDTHYYPVGQAPDDLSERPLVVGFGPCGLFAALLLAQMGFKPIVLERGKDVRSRTKDTWALWRKKVLTPESNVQFGEGGAGLFSDGKLYSQIKDPKFYARKVMHEFVRAGAPDEIMFVSKPHIGTFRLTGVVAAMREEIIALGGEVRFESKVTDLLINDGQLEGVVLASGETLRSRHVVLALGHSSRDTFRMLHRQGVFIEAKPFAVGFRIEHPQGLIDQARLGKYAGHPELGAADYKLVHHAKNGRAVYSFCMCPGGTVVAATSEPERVVTNGMSQYSRNERNANAGIVVGINPEQDFPGGPLAGVEFQERLESVAYKLGGSDYCAPAQLVGDFIRGVPSSELGEVEPSYKPGVRLGDLALSLPAYAIEAIREALPAFGKQIRGFDRDDAVLTGIETRTSSPVRITRDHETLQSLNLKGLYPAGEGAGYAGGILSAGVDGIKVAEAVAKSILAEQSH; encoded by the coding sequence ATGATTCGCATCAACGAACTGTCTCTGCCCCTCGATCACTCCGCCGATGAGTTGCGCCAGGCCATCGTCAACCGCCTGAACATCAGCGACGCCGACCTGCTGAACTTCAGCGTGTTCAAGCGCAGCTACGATGCGCGCAAGAAGAACAGCGTCATCCTGTTCATCTATATCGTCGATCTTGAAGTCCGTGACGAGGCGGCCACCCTGGCGCGCTTTGCCGATGACCAGCATATCCGCCCCTCGCCAGACACCCACTACTACCCGGTAGGTCAGGCGCCGGACGATCTGAGCGAACGACCGCTGGTGGTGGGCTTTGGCCCCTGCGGCCTGTTCGCCGCGCTGCTGCTCGCGCAGATGGGCTTCAAGCCGATTGTGCTGGAGCGCGGCAAGGATGTGCGCAGCCGCACCAAGGACACCTGGGCCCTGTGGCGCAAGAAGGTCCTGACCCCGGAGTCCAACGTGCAGTTCGGCGAGGGCGGCGCCGGCCTGTTCTCCGACGGCAAGCTGTACAGCCAGATCAAGGACCCGAAGTTCTACGCCCGCAAGGTGATGCATGAGTTTGTCCGCGCTGGCGCGCCGGACGAGATCATGTTCGTGAGCAAGCCGCACATCGGCACCTTCCGCCTCACCGGCGTGGTCGCGGCCATGCGCGAGGAGATCATCGCCCTCGGTGGTGAAGTGCGCTTCGAGAGCAAGGTGACCGACCTGCTGATCAACGATGGTCAGCTGGAGGGTGTGGTGCTGGCCAGTGGCGAGACCCTGCGCAGTCGCCATGTGGTGCTCGCACTGGGCCACAGCTCGCGCGATACCTTCCGCATGCTGCACCGCCAGGGCGTGTTCATCGAGGCCAAGCCCTTTGCTGTGGGCTTCCGCATCGAACACCCGCAAGGCCTGATCGACCAGGCGCGCCTGGGCAAATACGCGGGTCACCCGGAACTGGGCGCCGCCGACTACAAGCTGGTGCATCACGCCAAGAATGGCCGCGCCGTTTACAGCTTCTGCATGTGCCCCGGCGGCACCGTGGTGGCCGCCACCTCCGAGCCGGAGCGCGTGGTGACCAACGGCATGAGCCAGTACTCGCGCAACGAGCGCAACGCCAATGCCGGCATCGTCGTCGGCATCAACCCGGAGCAGGATTTCCCCGGCGGCCCGCTGGCCGGCGTGGAGTTCCAGGAGCGCCTGGAGTCGGTCGCGTACAAGCTGGGCGGCAGCGATTACTGTGCGCCGGCGCAATTGGTCGGTGATTTCATTCGCGGCGTGCCGTCGAGCGAGCTGGGCGAAGTGGAGCCTTCCTACAAGCCCGGCGTGCGCCTGGGCGACCTGGCGCTCTCGCTGCCGGCCTATGCGATTGAGGCCATTCGCGAGGCACTGCCGGCATTCGGCAAGCAGATTCGCGGCTTCGATCGCGACGACGCGGTGCTCACCGGTATCGAAACCCGCACCAGCTCCCCGGTGCGCATCACCCGCGACCACGAAACCCTGCAAAGCCTCAACCTGAAAGGCCTGTACCCGGCCGGTGAAGGCGCCGGTTATGCTGGCGGCATCCTCTCGGCGGGCGTGGACGGCATCAAGGTCGCCGAGGCGGTGGCCAAGTCGATCCTGGCCGAGCAGAGCCACTGA
- a CDS encoding TrmH family RNA methyltransferase produces the protein MKLDDIKKLQQKKYRAELGHFLVEGEHLLLELQKAALHNPLLQRSQLYVTSAYEHWQSPFKTQVISDRQMAQIADTQTPQGILAVVPMLESAAPAVAGERAIYLHEIQDPGNLGTILRTLAWFGGFRCLLSPGSVDPYNPKVVRSSMGAIFHAPLELDVQLDSLRTRFAHIACLDMQGEPVQSAGFKAFDCYLFGNEARGVPREQLIALNAQPFTIAGCGAIESLNLATTVNMCAYELKR, from the coding sequence ATGAAACTCGACGACATCAAGAAGCTGCAGCAGAAAAAGTACCGCGCCGAGCTCGGTCATTTTCTGGTGGAGGGCGAGCATCTGCTGCTGGAACTGCAGAAAGCGGCCTTGCACAACCCGCTGCTGCAGCGCAGCCAGCTGTATGTGACCAGCGCCTACGAGCACTGGCAGAGCCCGTTCAAGACCCAGGTGATCAGCGACCGGCAGATGGCGCAGATAGCCGACACACAGACGCCGCAGGGCATTCTGGCCGTGGTGCCCATGCTGGAAAGTGCTGCGCCGGCTGTTGCCGGCGAGCGCGCCATCTATCTGCACGAGATCCAGGACCCGGGCAACCTCGGCACCATCCTGCGCACCCTGGCCTGGTTCGGCGGCTTTCGCTGCTTGCTAAGTCCCGGCAGCGTCGACCCCTACAACCCCAAGGTCGTGCGCTCCAGCATGGGCGCCATTTTTCATGCACCGCTGGAGCTGGATGTGCAGCTGGACTCCTTGCGTACGCGCTTCGCGCACATCGCCTGCCTGGATATGCAGGGCGAGCCGGTGCAGTCGGCCGGCTTCAAGGCCTTCGATTGCTACCTGTTCGGCAACGAGGCCCGCGGCGTACCCCGCGAGCAGCTGATCGCGCTGAATGCCCAGCCGTTCACGATTGCCGGCTGTGGCGCCATCGAGTCGCTGAACCTGGCGACGACGGTCAATATGTGCGCGTACGAGCTGAAGAGATAA